A segment of the Cricetulus griseus strain 17A/GY chromosome 6, alternate assembly CriGri-PICRH-1.0, whole genome shotgun sequence genome:
AGGTCCTCTAGGCCCTCTGTGTCCTCTAGCTCCACTGCCTACCAGCTATTCTGAGACCAtgcctcacttttttttttttttccactctaCTTCCTGATACATAGTTCCACAGCCtggaaagcccccccccccaaatatacACTCATCCTTCATGGTCTGAACCACTATCACCTCCCCAGACTGTTTGTTGCATTTCAAAACTCCCACACCATCTTGAACAGTCCTCCCTTGTCGCTGCAGTGAACTGGCTTCTTGTAAAAGCTCTGTGAGAACAATGGAGCTCATTGTCCAGTGAGGACCATCAAGGACAACCCCTGTGAGATGGGCTGGCAGTTGCTTGTATCTACCATCCCTTACACCTATGTCTGCCAGCGTAGTAGGTGCTCAGCCCATGTTTGTGGGAGAAATGAGTCTGCCTGGGTAGACAGGATAGGGAGCTGGAGTAAAGTGCCTCCCCgacaggaaggagagggccaTGTTTAATACCAGACTGCCAAAAGCAGGCCCAAATTTGCCTCCCACACTACCCGCTCCCTCATACCCATTCAGACCATTCAGACATCTGGGCCTGTGCGCCTAAGCACTTCACACAGCTGGGCCTGTGTATACCTTCAGCAAGGGTCTGGAGTAAGTCTTCAAATGGCTTACTATAATTTTagcactgggaggctgaggaagggggATCAAAGTTTACAGCCAGattcagctacatggtgagtctctgtccaaacaaacaaacaaacaaacaaaaaaaacagccaatTAACCGATAGCACACCCAAGATCCAGGGTATGAAAAGCAAGATCCCAGCCTGTCTCGATGGCAAAGTAGACAGCGAACAAATATGTAAGAGTGCCCTGCACATTAAACTAGAGATGAGCGTGTGTCTGTGAGGTAAGGGCCATGAGGAAGGGCTTCTTACTCTAGAGCCAGTGGGGCTAGAGCAGGTCCAAGGAGAGGTTGGAGTCGGCAGAGCCTTTCAAAGGTGATAAGGACTGTATCAATGTGATTTCGAGGGCTCCAAAGAGGAGTGACCTACTGCTGTGTGACAAACTGGAAGTGGGAAGCCACACGGAAAACAGCCACAAGCTCTGCCTGGTTGGGATGTGGTCAGATTCTAGGTGTGCTCCAAACATAGCCAAtagggcttttttttgttgtttttttcgagacagggtttctctgtattgctttggagcctgtcctggaactctctctgtggataaggctggccttgaacgcacagagatccacctgtctctgcctcctgagtactgggattaaaggtgtgcgccaccaccacctggcttccagTAGGACTTTCTGTTGCTGACTCAGAGGAAAAAGTTTATCTTAAATCAAGGTTTCAGAGGTTTCTGCTGACAGTCACCTGGCCCAGTTGCTTTTAGGCTTGTGGCAAGGTAATTTGCTTCATGGtgaaagaatgtggagaaagctACACGCTTTGTGGCAGTCAGGGAGCAGAAAAGCTTCCTGGGAAAGGCTGAGCCCCTCATGATCCCATCACCTCTCGGGGccttggtggctcacgcctttaatcccagcactcgggaggcagaggcaggaggatctctgtgagtttgaggccagcctggtctccagagcgagtgccaagataggctccaaagctacacagagaaaccctgtcccgaaaaaataaataaataaataaataaataaatattaaaaaaaagatccCATCACCTCCCAAAGGCCCACCTCTGAATACTGCcacactgtagccatgccttcacTACAGGGCTTTGTGAAGGCATTTCAGATCCAAATCAAGACAGCATGAGAGGAAGCAGTCAATGACTCCAGAGTGTGGGGCTtagtgatggatggatggatgctgtCTATGAAGATGGAAGATGGCAGGAGAATAAATCAGAACCATCCCTCAGGCATCCTTTAAACAAAGGTGTGCATCTTGCAGGTAAAGGATGTTCTGCACAAaggatgtcttagggtttctagtaCTGAGACACCaaaaccatggcaactcttataaaggaaagcacataattggggctggctttcaggttcagaggtttagtccattattgtcatgatgggaagcatggctgcatacaggcagatatggtgctggagaggtggctgagagttctacaactggattggcaggcagcaggaagagagactctaggtgtggcttgagcatttaaaatcccaaagcccaccccagtgacacacttgttccacaagaccacacctacccTAACAAGGTAaaacctaatagtgccactccctaataaCCAATCATTCAAATATACGAGCCTATAGGGGGGCATTCCTATTTAAACTACTACAAAGGAACAGCAGGGACACAGGACCCGAGTACAGAAAATACTGGGAGCTTGCTGCATGCCAAACATGGTTCTCCGCCTGAATGCTCACAGCTTCTGAGATCAGGGTAATCATTAGCCCCCTTCAccggtttaaaaaaaaaaaaacaaaaacaaaagacctgtGTGGCCAGGTGGTGGGTGTAGGTGTGGGTGGCAGGGGTACTACAGAATGGGGCTGTTTGAGACTGAAACCCAGGCAGCCTGCATTATAAAACATGTCTTGAACTGGCAGAGTGCAGCAGTTCCTTAGGATTGgccttagtttttatttttgaggcagtcttactatgtagtcctggttagcctggaactcattacacagaccaggctggctttgagcaaCTGCCTCTTCAAAACCTTGTGTCCCCGTGCAACACCCGTGGCTGTTTCTGAACTTTAAATAGTAGTATCAAATGTACACTCTGTGACATTTTGCTGCTCAGTCTTTAGTTTTTTTGAGGTCTCACACAActgaggttggcctcaaactcaacataTAACCAAAGAGGGCCTTaactctatcctcctgcctctattcaCCTTCCATGTGCTGATTACAGGTATGTATTTGAACTCTCTGCTACATAATTAGCATTGCATTCTACAAGGCACCATTGTACTTTGGTGAGGGAATGGGACCCTAGGCCACCCTCCACACTTTATTGTACTATTGAGCTCAAATGGGCTGTTTGTGAATGTAGTGTCTATTGAAAGCACTGCTGTTCTTCTCATTTATGAGATGGGACTGCTGGGTTTGAAGGAATAACTCAACTGTTAATGCCAAActgtttccaaagtggctttctCTCTATGGCCATGCTGACATCTACTGACACATTTTCACACCTCAACCCTTCTGCCACCTGAGTGTTTATCTATACAGCCAATATGCTCACTCCCACCTCACCCATCCTAAGGACCATAGAATTCTATCTATTACAGCCAATGATCTTTCCTGCCTTGACCCAACACCTCCCTGAAGGTTAGGCTAGGCCTCCAGCAGGGCCTCACATCTATCCCtggaccctttcctcctcaggctGCTATTCCCTGTCCATCCGGCTCAGCCGCCCTTCATCTTGGGACCGGATCAGACACTACAGGATACAGCGCCTTGACAATGGCTGGCTATACATCTCACCACGCCTCACCTTCCCCTCACTGCAGGCCCTGGTGGACCATTACTCTGGtatagctttttctttttcttttgcttccacAGTAGACTAGATGGAGGGCCTAGGAGGGTAGCCAGTTGTACCCTTAGAACCTTGACCTGCTGGGGCTATCTAGACAGAAGAGGCACATCCTCTATCTGTCCTTATGCAGTCACTGTGCTAAGGTGTGGATGAGAGCTGTCTCCATCCCATGCTGACAAAGAACTAACTAGATAGAGGCCAACTGTGAGCTTGGCCAAATCTTACCACTATGGTGGTGGTTCCAAATCAAAGTTCCCTACAGTCTTCACAGGAACCAGATTGTACTGTTCCTGGGTGCATTACAATCTTTAGCATTTCTGGTGCCTACCCTGTAACCAAGACAGTGTCAAGGAGACAAGGAAaacctcacacctttaatcccagcacttgggaggcagaggtaagcagatctctgagttcaaggccagcttggtcgacagagtgagtttcagtaaCAATGAGggatatagagaaaccctgtctaaaaacaaagccaataatgaagaaagttaaaaaaaaggcgtggtgggggtggggtggggatgggatggaCCTCTTAGAAAGTTGACTAAGGATTTCTACAAAGTGGGTCTCCACAGTAGATGATTGGGCCACAGGCTGACCACCCAGCttgcttttcttctcaaatttACACAGAGCTACATAACTTAGCCCCAGCTGAACTTTTACTATGTCTCAGCCTGTGTGAGACTGATAGCTTGGGACTTCACTTCCTATTATATTTTAGTGACCATGTCCCCAAAGTGCAAAGCACAGAAAACTGCCAGGTAAAGGATCACATCAAGGGTTTGTGTCTCTTCCGTAGAGCTGGCGGATGACATCTGCTGTGTCCTCAAGGAGCCCTGTGTCCTGCAGAAGCTTGGCCCACTACCTGGCAAAGATATACCTCTACCCGTGACTGTGCAGGCGGCATCACTCAACTGGAAAGAGCTGGACAGGTAAAGGGAGTCCTGGAAACATGAAGGAAGAACCAAACATGGACTCGCAACCCAGACTGGGGTGTTACATCCAGGTTTGACTACTGGTGAGGACAAGGTAGTATCAGGGAAAAGGAGAGCACGGCCCTCAGGGCAGCTAGGCTGAGAGGATGGAGTGGGTGGGTGAACAGAGTCCTGGGTAGGGAAGTCAAGATGGAAGTCAGATCAGTTGAGAAGTGAGGAGCCCAAGTTTGTCAGCAGGAATAACAGTGCTGTTCTAAGGGTAGTCAACTGTGTGGCAAGGCAAGCACAGAAGTGACTCCCTTACCCACTTTCCCCATCCACAGCATGCTGTTTTTGGAAGCACCTGCCAGTGGGCAGGCATCTCTTCTCAGTGAGGGGCTCCGAGAATCTCTCAGTTCCTACATCAGCCTGACTGAGGATAACTCCTTGGATGATGCCTAGTCCA
Coding sequences within it:
- the Sla2 gene encoding LOW QUALITY PROTEIN: src-like-adapter 2 (The sequence of the model RefSeq protein was modified relative to this genomic sequence to represent the inferred CDS: substituted 1 base at 1 genomic stop codon), with translation MMGSLPSKGKSVSSPSSNPNSSGMGQGPVSTQAERNKVTAVALGSFPAGEQTELSLRLGEPLTIVSEDGDWWTVISEVSGREYHIPSVHVAKVSHGWLYEGLSRERAEELLLLPGNPGGAFLIRESQTRRGCYSLSIRLSRPSSWDRIRHYRIQRLDNGWLYISPRLTFPSLQALVDHYSELADDICCVLKEPCVLQKLGPLPGKDIPLPVTVQAASLNWKELDRXRDMLFLEAPASGQASLLSEGLRESLSSYISLTEDNSLDDA